One genomic window of Solanum dulcamara chromosome 12, daSolDulc1.2, whole genome shotgun sequence includes the following:
- the LOC129876445 gene encoding zeatin O-glucosyltransferase-like, which yields MAENYTTKSNGHLSVQDAQVAVVMVPLPAQGHLNQLLHLSRLITSYNIPVHYVGATTHINQIKFRVHGFDPVTTKNLHFHYFPTPPFENAPPNPNAQNKFPIHLMPSLNATIHLREPVCSLVRQLLGSNHRRVIVIYDSVMTWVVEDVPAIPNTECYRFNGFSAFFMFSSYWEKRGKPFQAGTEIFEDIPSIENCATPELWELWRKQESLEGKISCGELYNSSRVIEGSYLDLVAKEINGLNLWAIGPFNPLLSEQNKDSNKHHQTLYWLDRQETNSVIYVSFGSTTTLSNEEIEELAIGLEKSMQKFIWVLRDADRGDVFAGEERRAGLPEGYEERIKGRGIIVRDWAPQLEILAHPSTGGFMSHCGWNSCMESISMGVPIAAWPMHSDQPRNSQLVTRFLKIGLNVRHWARRDELVTSEIVENAVRTLMASPEGDEMRKRTSELSIAVKQSVMNGGGNSGEMDSFIAHITQ from the coding sequence ATGGCTGAGAACTACACAACAAAAAGCAATGGCCATCTAAGTGTTCAAGATGCACAAGTGGCTGTGGTTATGGTGCCACTTCCAGCTCAAGGCCATCTCAACCAGCTTCTCCACCTCTCGAGGCTCATCACCTCGTATAATATCCCAGTGCACTATGTTGGAGCAACCACTCATATTAACCAGATCAAGTTTCGTGTCCATGGTTTCGACCCTGTCACTACTAAAAACCTACATTTTCATTACTTCCCTACACCACCTTTTGAAAATGCCCCTCCAAATCCTAATGCTCAGAATAAATTTCCTATCCATTTAATGCCTTCACTTAATGCAACAATCCATCTACGTGAGCCAGTATGTTCTCTTGTACGCCAACTCTTAGGCTCTAATCATCGGAGAGTGATTGTTATTTATGATTCTGTGATGACTTGGGTAGTGGAGGATGTACCAGCAATTCCAAATACCGAGTGCTACCGTTTTAATGGTTTCTCAGCTTTCTTTATGTTTTCATCCTACTGGGAAAAAAGAGGAAAACCTTTCCAAGCTGGAACTGAAATATTCGAGGACATTCCATCAATTGAAAACTGTGCTACCCCAGAGTTATGGGAATTGTGGAGGAAACAAGAATCCCTTGAAGGAAAAATTAGCTGTGGAGAACTTTACAATTCATCCAGAGTAATAGAAGGTTCATACCTTGATTTAGTAGCCAAAGAAATTAATGGCTTAAACCTATGGGCTATTGGTCCATTCAATCCGTTGTTGTCTGAGCAGAACAAAGACTCAAACAAACACCATCAAACCTTGTATTGGCTTGACAGACAAGAAACAAATTCTGTAATATATGTGTCTTTTGGATCAACTACTACCTTGTCTAATGAAGAAATCGAAGAGCTCGCCATCGGGTTAGAGAAAAGCATGCAAAAGTTCATTTGGGTTCTCAGAGATGCTGACAGAGGAGATGTTTTTGCAGGTGAAGAAAGGAGAGCTGGACTGCCTGAAGGTTATGAAGAAAGAATAAAAGGAAGAGGAATTATTGTAAGAGATTGGGCACCTCAGTTGGAAATTTTGGCACATCCTTCCACAGGTGGTTTTATGAGTCATTGCGGATGGAATTCGTGCATGGAAAGCATTTCCATGGGAGTTCCTATAGCAGCCTGGCCAATGCATTCAGATCAACCAAGGAATTCTCAGTTAGTAACAAGGTTTCTGAAAATTGGCCTAAATGTGAGACATTGGGCACGTCGGGATGAATTGGTTACATCAGAAATAGTTGAAAATGCTGTGAGAACTTTGATGGCTTCACCTGAAGGAGATGAGATGAGGAAGAGAACATCAGAATTAAGCATTGCTGTCAAACAATCAGTCATGAATGGGGGAGGTAACAGTGGGGAGATGGATTCTTTTATCGCACACATTACTCAATAA
- the LOC129877458 gene encoding transcription initiation factor IIB-2 isoform X1: MDAYCSDCRKSTEVVFDHSAGDMVCSECGLVLESHSIDETSEWRTFANESGDNDPVRVGGPMNPLLSDGGLSTVISKPDGTTSDFLTSSLGRWQNRGSNADRSFILAFKAIGVMSDRLGLVATIKDRANEIYKKVEDQKSSRGRNQDAILAACLYIACRQEDKPRTVKEICSVANGATKKEIGRAKEYIVKQLELEMGQSVEMGTIHAGDFMRRFCSNLGMTNQAVKASQEAVKKSEEFDIRRSPISIAAAVIYIVTQLSDEKKPVKDVSLATGVAEGTIRNSFKDLYPHLSKIIPNWYAQGMLCIRGIFDEINRRGSFFYPKMWANTH, translated from the exons atgGATGCGTACTGTTCGGACTGTAGAAAGAGCACAGAAGTTGTATTTGATCATTCAGCAGGTGATATGGTTTGTTCGGAATGTGGGTTAGTTTTGGAATCTCATTCGATTGATGAAACATCTGAGTGGAGAACTTTTGCTAATGAGTCCGGTGATAATGACCCGGTTCGAGTTGGTGGACCCATGAATCCTTTGCTTTCTGATGGTGGATTATCTACAGTGATCTCCAAGCCTGATGGAACTACCAGTGATTTCTTGACATCGTCTTTGGGTCGATGGCAGAATCGTGGGTCGAATGCTGATCGATCCTTTATTTTGGCTTTTAAAGCTATTGGGGTTATGTCTGATAG GTTGGGCCTGGTTGCAACCATAAAG GACCGAGCTAATGAGATATACAAGAAGGTAGAAGATCAAAAATCTAGTAGAGGAAGGAACCAGGATGCTATATTGGCTGCTTGCCTATATATTGCTTGTCGACAAGAAGACAAACCTCGAACTGTGAAGG AAATTTGCTCGGTTGCAAATGGAGCTACAAAGAAGGAAATTGGCCGAGCAAAGGAATACATAGTGAAACAACTAGAGCTTGAGATGGGTCAATCAGTGGAAATGGGAACTATACATGCTGGGGATTTCATG CGACGCTTTTGTTCAAATCTTGGGATGACAAATCAAGCAGTTAAAGCCTCTCAAGAAGCAGTCAAAAAATCTGAAGAGTTTGACATAAG GAGAAGTCCCATTTCTATTGCTGCAGCAGTTATCTATATAGTCACTCAGCTTTCAGATGAGAAGAAGCCAGTTAAAG ATGTGTCACTTGCAACTGGAGTTGCTGAAGGTACGATTCGGAATTCATTCAAGGATCTATACCCACATCTGTCAAAGATAATACCAAATTGGTATGCACAAG GAATGTTGTGTATCCGAGGAATCTTCGATGAAATTAACAGAAGGGGAAGCTTCTTTTACCCCAAgatgtgggctaatacacattgA
- the LOC129877458 gene encoding transcription initiation factor IIB-2 isoform X2 — MDAYCSDCRKSTEVVFDHSAGDMVCSECGLVLESHSIDETSEWRTFANESGDNDPVRVGGPMNPLLSDGGLSTVISKPDGTTSDFLTSSLGRWQNRGSNADRSFILAFKAIGVMSDRLGLVATIKDRANEIYKKVEDQKSSRGRNQDAILAACLYIACRQEDKPRTVKEICSVANGATKKEIGRAKEYIVKQLELEMGQSVEMGTIHAGDFMRRFCSNLGMTNQAVKASQEAVKKSEEFDIRRSPISIAAAVIYIVTQLSDEKKPVKDVSLATGVAEGTIRNSFKDLYPHLSKIIPNWYAQGQDLKNLTSP, encoded by the exons atgGATGCGTACTGTTCGGACTGTAGAAAGAGCACAGAAGTTGTATTTGATCATTCAGCAGGTGATATGGTTTGTTCGGAATGTGGGTTAGTTTTGGAATCTCATTCGATTGATGAAACATCTGAGTGGAGAACTTTTGCTAATGAGTCCGGTGATAATGACCCGGTTCGAGTTGGTGGACCCATGAATCCTTTGCTTTCTGATGGTGGATTATCTACAGTGATCTCCAAGCCTGATGGAACTACCAGTGATTTCTTGACATCGTCTTTGGGTCGATGGCAGAATCGTGGGTCGAATGCTGATCGATCCTTTATTTTGGCTTTTAAAGCTATTGGGGTTATGTCTGATAG GTTGGGCCTGGTTGCAACCATAAAG GACCGAGCTAATGAGATATACAAGAAGGTAGAAGATCAAAAATCTAGTAGAGGAAGGAACCAGGATGCTATATTGGCTGCTTGCCTATATATTGCTTGTCGACAAGAAGACAAACCTCGAACTGTGAAGG AAATTTGCTCGGTTGCAAATGGAGCTACAAAGAAGGAAATTGGCCGAGCAAAGGAATACATAGTGAAACAACTAGAGCTTGAGATGGGTCAATCAGTGGAAATGGGAACTATACATGCTGGGGATTTCATG CGACGCTTTTGTTCAAATCTTGGGATGACAAATCAAGCAGTTAAAGCCTCTCAAGAAGCAGTCAAAAAATCTGAAGAGTTTGACATAAG GAGAAGTCCCATTTCTATTGCTGCAGCAGTTATCTATATAGTCACTCAGCTTTCAGATGAGAAGAAGCCAGTTAAAG ATGTGTCACTTGCAACTGGAGTTGCTGAAGGTACGATTCGGAATTCATTCAAGGATCTATACCCACATCTGTCAAAGATAATACCAAATTGGTATGCACAAGGTCAGGACCTAAAAAACCTCACCAGTCCTTGA
- the LOC129876465 gene encoding transcription initiation factor IIB-2-like isoform X2 has protein sequence MDTYCSDCKRNTEVVFDHAAGDTVCSECGLVLESRSIDETSEWRTFADESGGDDPNRVGGPVNPLLGDAALSTVISKGPNGSNGDGSLARLQNRGGDPDRAIVLAFKSIATMADRLSLVSTIKDRASEIYKRLEDQKCTRGRNLDALVAACIYIACRQEGKPRTVKEICSIANGASKKEIGRAKEFIVKQLKVEMGESMEMGTIHAGDYLRRFCSNLGMNHEEIKVVQETVQKAEEFDIRRSPISIAAAIIYMITQLSDSKKPVLRDISIATTVAEGTIKNAYKDLYPHASKIIPEWYVKDKDLKNLCSPKA, from the exons ATGGATACGTACTGTTCGGACTGCAAGCGGAACACGGAGGTGGTTTTTGACCACGCCGCCGGCGATACGGTTTGCTCGGAGTGTGGGCTGGTGTTGGAATCTCGTTCAATTGATGAAACATCTGAGTGGCGTACTTTTGCTGATGAGTCGGGTGGTGATGACCCGAATCGTGTTGGAGGACCCGTTAACCCGTTACTCGGTGATGCGGCTCTTTCTACAGTGATTTCTAAAGGGCCTAATGGTAGTAATGGGGATGGTTCTCTTGCTAGGTTGCAGAATCGTGGTGGTGATCCTGACCGTGCTATTGTTTTGGCTTTTAAGTCCATTGCTACCATGGCTGATAG GTTGAGCCTTGTTTCTACTATAAAG GATCGAGCAAGTGAGATATATAAGAGGCTGGAAGACCAAAAGTGTACAAGAGGCAGGAATCTTGATGCTCTCGTCGCTGCTTGTATCTACATTGCATGCCGCCAAGAAGGCAAACCCCGCACTGTAAAAG AAATTTGCTCAATTGCCAATGGAGCTAGTAAGAAGGAAATTGGCCGAGCAAAAGAGTTCATTGTGAAACAATTGAAGGTTGAAATGGGAGAATCAATGGAGATGGGAACTATACATGCTGGGGACTATCTG AGACGTTTTTGTTCTAACCTTGGAATGAACCATGAAGAAATTAAGGTTGTCCAAGAAACTGTTCAGAAGGCAGAAGAGTTTGATATAAG GAGGAGTCCTATATCGATTGCTGCAGcaataatatatatgataacTCAACTTTCAGATTCAAAGAAACCCGTTCTGCGAG ATATCTCAATTGCAACCACAGTTGCAGAAGGGACTATCAAGAACGCGTACAAGGATCTTTATCCTCATGCTTCCAAAATAATACCAGAATGGTATGTCAAAGATAAGGACCTTAAGAACCTGTGCAGTCCAAAGGCATAA
- the LOC129876465 gene encoding transcription initiation factor IIB-2-like isoform X1: MDTYCSDCKRNTEVVFDHAAGDTVCSECGLVLESRSIDETSEWRTFADESGGDDPNRVGGPVNPLLGDAALSTVISKGPNGSNGDGSLARLQNRGGDPDRAIVLAFKSIATMADRLSLVSTIKDRASEIYKRLEDQKCTRGRNLDALVAACIYIACRQEGKPRTVKEICSIANGASKKEIGRAKEFIVKQLKVEMGESMEMGTIHAGDYLRRFCSNLGMNHEEIKVVQETVQKAEEFDIRRSPISIAAAIIYMITQLSDSKKPVLRADISIATTVAEGTIKNAYKDLYPHASKIIPEWYVKDKDLKNLCSPKA; the protein is encoded by the exons ATGGATACGTACTGTTCGGACTGCAAGCGGAACACGGAGGTGGTTTTTGACCACGCCGCCGGCGATACGGTTTGCTCGGAGTGTGGGCTGGTGTTGGAATCTCGTTCAATTGATGAAACATCTGAGTGGCGTACTTTTGCTGATGAGTCGGGTGGTGATGACCCGAATCGTGTTGGAGGACCCGTTAACCCGTTACTCGGTGATGCGGCTCTTTCTACAGTGATTTCTAAAGGGCCTAATGGTAGTAATGGGGATGGTTCTCTTGCTAGGTTGCAGAATCGTGGTGGTGATCCTGACCGTGCTATTGTTTTGGCTTTTAAGTCCATTGCTACCATGGCTGATAG GTTGAGCCTTGTTTCTACTATAAAG GATCGAGCAAGTGAGATATATAAGAGGCTGGAAGACCAAAAGTGTACAAGAGGCAGGAATCTTGATGCTCTCGTCGCTGCTTGTATCTACATTGCATGCCGCCAAGAAGGCAAACCCCGCACTGTAAAAG AAATTTGCTCAATTGCCAATGGAGCTAGTAAGAAGGAAATTGGCCGAGCAAAAGAGTTCATTGTGAAACAATTGAAGGTTGAAATGGGAGAATCAATGGAGATGGGAACTATACATGCTGGGGACTATCTG AGACGTTTTTGTTCTAACCTTGGAATGAACCATGAAGAAATTAAGGTTGTCCAAGAAACTGTTCAGAAGGCAGAAGAGTTTGATATAAG GAGGAGTCCTATATCGATTGCTGCAGcaataatatatatgataacTCAACTTTCAGATTCAAAGAAACCCGTTCTGCGAG CAGATATCTCAATTGCAACCACAGTTGCAGAAGGGACTATCAAGAACGCGTACAAGGATCTTTATCCTCATGCTTCCAAAATAATACCAGAATGGTATGTCAAAGATAAGGACCTTAAGAACCTGTGCAGTCCAAAGGCATAA
- the LOC129876459 gene encoding heat stress transcription factor B-3-like yields the protein MGELEDQCERNLLEYVRKASTPPFLLKTYMLVEDPATDDVISWNSDGSAFIVRQPAEFARDLLPTLFKHSNFSSFVRQLNTYGFRKITTSQWEFSNDLFRKGDMDLLCDIRRKKSWTNKQPNKKESTDEDHRSSSSTSNSSSSFEYNSLVDENKRLKMENGELSSELSLINKKYKELIDIVAILAKKSKEEENEGQKGKRPMLFGVRLEVKEEMERKRKRVEFNEIASVFLSQLCK from the exons atggggGAATTAGAGGACCAATGTGAAAGGAATTTGTTAGAGTATGTAAGGAAGGCATCAACACCACCTTTCTTGCTAAAAACGTACATGTTGGTGGAGGATCCGGCGACGGACGATGTCATTTCTTGGAATTCTGATGGATCGGCTTTTATAGTCCGGCAGCCGGCGGAGTTTGCTAGAGATTTGCTTCCGACGCTTTTCAAACATAGCAACTTTTCTAGCTTTGTCCGGCAGCTCAATACCTAT GGCTTTCGTAAAATTACAACAAGTCAGTGGGAGTTCAGCAACGACTTGTTTCGTAAGGGAGACATGGATTTACTATGTGACATTCGTCGAAAAAAATCATGGACAAACAAACAACCTAACAAAAAAGAAAGTACAGATGAAGATCATAGGTCATCATCATCAACTTCTAATTCTTCATCATCGTTTGAGTACAATAGCCTTGTTGATGAGAATAAAAGGCTCAAAATGGAAAATGGAGAACTAAGCTCTGAGCTTTCactaataaataagaaatacaaGGAACTTATTGATATTGTGGCCATTTTggcaaaaaaatcaaaagaagaagaaaatgaagggCAAAAAGGTAAAAGGCCAATGTTGTTTGGTGTGAGGCTAGAAGTTAAAGAAGAGATg